A region of Mesorhizobium sp. AR02 DNA encodes the following proteins:
- the mce gene encoding methylmalonyl-CoA epimerase produces MLGRLNHVALAVPDLTAAVVAYRNTLGAEVTEPQALPEHGVTVVFVNVGNTKIELLEPLGEGSPIAAFLAKNPSGGMHHLCYEVDDILAARDQLKAAGARVLGDGNPKIGAHGKPVLFLHPKDFFGTLIELEQS; encoded by the coding sequence ATGCTCGGACGGCTGAACCATGTCGCGCTTGCGGTGCCAGACCTGACTGCTGCCGTTGTCGCCTACCGCAACACGCTGGGCGCCGAAGTGACGGAGCCGCAGGCTTTGCCGGAGCACGGCGTCACGGTGGTGTTCGTCAATGTCGGCAACACCAAGATCGAACTTCTGGAGCCCTTGGGCGAGGGCTCGCCGATCGCCGCGTTCCTGGCGAAGAACCCGTCCGGCGGTATGCATCATCTCTGCTACGAGGTTGATGACATCCTGGCCGCGCGCGATCAGCTCAAGGCCGCCGGCGCCCGCGTGCTGGGCGACGGCAATCCCAAGATCGGCGCGCATGGCAAGCCGGTGCTTTTCCTGCATCCGAAGGATTTCTTCGGCACGCTGATCGAACTGGAGCAATCATGA
- a CDS encoding DUF1467 family protein, translated as MSWVSFTALFFATWWVVLFAVLPFSVRTQDDDHDVTLGTVPSAPRGPHMLRAVIRTTIATAILMGIFYGLTHGLGYSLSDIPHIVPDFGQTPAK; from the coding sequence ATGAGCTGGGTTTCGTTCACCGCCCTGTTTTTCGCGACCTGGTGGGTGGTGCTGTTTGCCGTGCTGCCGTTCAGCGTCAGGACGCAGGATGACGATCATGACGTGACGCTGGGCACGGTTCCGAGCGCGCCACGCGGGCCGCATATGCTGCGCGCGGTGATCCGCACCACCATCGCCACGGCGATCTTGATGGGCATTTTCTACGGCTTGACGCACGGGCTGGGATACAGCCTCAGCGACATCCCCCACATCGTGCCGGATTTCGGCCAGACCCCGGCAAAATAG